Proteins encoded together in one Astatotilapia calliptera chromosome 7, fAstCal1.2, whole genome shotgun sequence window:
- the thap1 gene encoding THAP domain-containing protein 1 isoform X2 produces MVQTCSAYGCKNRYHKDKEISFHKFPLARPDICCKWVAAMRRNNFKPTKYSNICSQHFTEDSFKRECNNRVLKESAVPSLFTFNLSIKSESLEDPFPSENLFPLSLPLTSEPAEEEEPESNPLDTCSVAMTTTSTTTAVSCDHNYTVEDSAQQKRRIELLEEQVEHLRKKLKTTQQKCRRQERQLKRLKTAREAAPRMARQSAPEPGFSEGYVILPKHIYHSLKGME; encoded by the exons ATGGTTCAGACGTGCTCAGCGTACGGCTGTAAGAACCGCtaccacaaagacaaagagattTCTTTCCACAA GTTTCCTCTGGCCCGTCCAGATATCTGCTGTAAATGGGTGGCTGCGATGAGGAGAAACAACTTCAAGCCAACAAAGTACAGCAACATCTGCTCCCAGCACTTCACCGAAGACTCCTTCAAGAGGGAGTGCAACAACCGTGTGCTGAAGGAGAGCGCTGTGCCGTCGCTGTTCACCTTCAACCTCAGCATCAAG TCAGAGTCCCTGGAGGATCCCTTCCCATCTGAGAACCTCTTCCCGCTTTCTCTGCCTCTGACCTCTGAAccagcggaggaggaggagcctgAGAGCAACCCGCTTGACACCTGCAGCGTCGCGATGACAACGACCTCAACGACGACGGCGGTCTCCTGCGACCACAACTACACGGTAGAGGACTCGGCGCAGCAGAAGAGGCGCATCGAGCTGCTGGAGGAGCAGGTGGAACATCTGAGGAAGAAGCTGAAGACGACGCAGCAGAAGTGTCGGCGGCAGGAGAGGCAGCTCAAGAGGCTGAAGACCGCCCGGGAGGCGGCACCCAGGATGGCCCGTCAGTCGGCGCCGGAGCCGGGCTTCAGTGAGGGATATGTGATTTTGCCGAAACACATCTACCACAGTTTGAAAGGCATGGAGTGA
- the thap1 gene encoding THAP domain-containing protein 1 isoform X1 — translation MVQTCSAYGCKNRYHKDKEISFHKFPLARPDICCKWVAAMRRNNFKPTKYSNICSQHFTEDSFKRECNNRVLKESAVPSLFTFNLSIKQSESLEDPFPSENLFPLSLPLTSEPAEEEEPESNPLDTCSVAMTTTSTTTAVSCDHNYTVEDSAQQKRRIELLEEQVEHLRKKLKTTQQKCRRQERQLKRLKTAREAAPRMARQSAPEPGFSEGYVILPKHIYHSLKGME, via the exons ATGGTTCAGACGTGCTCAGCGTACGGCTGTAAGAACCGCtaccacaaagacaaagagattTCTTTCCACAA GTTTCCTCTGGCCCGTCCAGATATCTGCTGTAAATGGGTGGCTGCGATGAGGAGAAACAACTTCAAGCCAACAAAGTACAGCAACATCTGCTCCCAGCACTTCACCGAAGACTCCTTCAAGAGGGAGTGCAACAACCGTGTGCTGAAGGAGAGCGCTGTGCCGTCGCTGTTCACCTTCAACCTCAGCATCAAG CAGTCAGAGTCCCTGGAGGATCCCTTCCCATCTGAGAACCTCTTCCCGCTTTCTCTGCCTCTGACCTCTGAAccagcggaggaggaggagcctgAGAGCAACCCGCTTGACACCTGCAGCGTCGCGATGACAACGACCTCAACGACGACGGCGGTCTCCTGCGACCACAACTACACGGTAGAGGACTCGGCGCAGCAGAAGAGGCGCATCGAGCTGCTGGAGGAGCAGGTGGAACATCTGAGGAAGAAGCTGAAGACGACGCAGCAGAAGTGTCGGCGGCAGGAGAGGCAGCTCAAGAGGCTGAAGACCGCCCGGGAGGCGGCACCCAGGATGGCCCGTCAGTCGGCGCCGGAGCCGGGCTTCAGTGAGGGATATGTGATTTTGCCGAAACACATCTACCACAGTTTGAAAGGCATGGAGTGA